The window GCATGGCCCTGCATGAGATATTGAGCCCTGTCACAAGCCCCGGCAGCCAGACAAGCCAGGACGGTTTTATCCGCCAGGCGTATTCTGTTTCAAGCATACCGACAATTACATCTTCAAGCTCATCCGGTTCGCATGTGTAGCCGAAAACTCCGTGGCCGGCCCTTTCAATTATCGCGTTGGTAACCGGTCCGGGCGCTTCAAAGTCCATGTCCGCCACCCACATGGGAATGACATCACGGCCCTTATACTTGTCCCACTTGATGCAGGCGGTGTTCCGCCTGTCGATTATCCGGTCAAAATTCGTCATAATTCGATATGAAGATATTAAAATGTTCTACCAGAACTTCCACCAGGGTTTTAAGTTCTCTTTTTCCCATTGATACATATTCTTCCAGGAATCATCACCTTTAAGATATTTGACAAAAACTGCGAGCACTTCTGTTCTATTCAATTTATTCACACTCTGAAATTGAACATCATTACCATCATCATTTCTGCAGCAATATTCTACAACGAACGAATCATTTTTTATTTTTGATGTCTGAACAAAATAATTATCATGATTGAAAAGAATAACAAATTCCTTAAAACCATCGTTAATGAATAATTTTTCCAAATCTTCTTTTGTTGCATTTTCAGTTATTATGCCTTTTTCTGTTTCAATTTTCATTTTATCTCCTCCTTATTAATAATAAAAACCATCATCGCCATCATCATCCGGCAACATATTGCCATGCTCACGGTTCCACTCCTCCTTATGCTCCATAATGATCTGAAACTGGTTGCGCAGGTCAATGAGCTCCTTCGCCCAGAAATTTTCGTTGCCCCAGTCCGGATGGTCGCGTTTGAAGTCAAGGTCGTCACCCTGGCGGGCGCACCAGGCCAGATAATAGATTATACGCATGAAGCGCAGAGGCTCGATGAGCTTAAGCGTCGAATAGTCGAATTCCCTGAATTCTTCATAACCGCTCATTATGAGATCGATTTCACGCTTCGCCCTTGTATAGTGATCAGGCAGCATCAGCCAAAGGTCATGCACGGGTGGCCCTGTCATCATGTCGTCAAGGTCGATCACCATGAGTCCTTCGCCGGGCCTTTCAATCAGGTTTCCCCTGTGGCAGTCACCGTGAATACGTATATATTCTACGCCGCCAAAGAGCCCGGTAATTTCATCCAGAATCTGAAAGCAAAGCTCCTTGAATGCGTCTCTCAACTCGGGGTGAATGAATCCGCCTTCAAGCAGAAATTCTATATCCGCCCGTGTGGATATGCCGGGATGGAGCCTTACCCTGTGAGGCGCATCTTTTTTTGCGCCTACGGCATGTATCCTGCCTATAATACTCCCGACCCTGACCCAGTCTTCATCGTTATTTATCTCGAACATCCTCCCGCCCTTTTTGGGAAATACTGCAAGGTTGATGCCTTCGATATTCATAAGAGTCGATCCGTTAGAGAGCTTAATGGGCGCCACAACAGGGATTTCACCGGCATCGCAGTCGGCGATAAAGGCATGCTCTTCTTCTATAGCCTCCCTGCTCCACCTGCCGGGGCGGTAGAATTTTATCACAAAGCGCTCCGTATCCATTGCCTGCAATTCATAGACACGGTTGATATAGCTCGGGTGCTGTATCAGGAGGCCGGTAAACCTCTTGCCGACAGCTTTTTCGGCAGAATTAATAATCAGGTCCGGTGTCAGGACCTTAAAGTCTGTCATTATTTCTGCTCCACACGGACAGTGAAAAAATTGATATGACAGTGCCCATCAATTTTAAAATCTGAAGCATTATCAGGATTCCGCACCAAAATATCTGGAAAAATTCATCAGCATATCGAGATTACCCTCGGCTTTGTATTTTCCCTCGATGAATGCCGTCCCTCCGTCCACCTTCCCGAACATTATATCCATCCACAGTTCAAAAGGTGTACTGACGATGAGATCAGGTTTGATAAAAGCGATGTCTTCCGAGGTCTCAAGTGTGCCGTTTTCAATATGCAGCATGCATTCCCTTTTAGCTTCGCCGGTGAATATGAACTGAATATCAGCCTTAACACCAGCCGCTGATTCAGGTTTGAAGGCTATTCGCATGATGGCCAGAAATTCCGGGATATTTTCCGCCCTGGGGATAAGTTTCTTTTCCGCGGCTTCCTTTACTGTCACGCCTTCCTTTATGCAGGTCTTCCACCACATGTTGGCAAGGAGCTGGAATGTCTCTTTGTCGATAAGAGGCTGCGTGATCCTTTTCATTATTCCCTCGGATACCGACTTATTTAGAATTATCTCCCGGCCCGCCTCTTTCAATGCATCAAAAATATCCGCCTTTATTTTTCCGAATGCGGAAGAGGCGAGCGTTTCGGCGCCAGGCCTGTAAATTTCAGCGATCAGGTCTTTTTTGTAGATATATCTAAGCCAGGAAGAAAGCTGGTCAAAAATACCCGGATCGGGAAATCCCGCAACCGAAAGGGCCACGACCATTGGGATATTGCACCTCAGAGGGTGGGTAGATCTGCCGTTTTTTTCTATCATGAAAGGTTCGGCCATAGGAAGCGTGCGGTCAATGAACGTCTTCATTCCGGCCGTGACCGAGTAAAAATAAAGGGGAGAAGCAAAAATAACGATGTCGGAGCTAATATATTTCGGGAACAGCTCAGCGGTCATATCGTCTTTGTGGATACATTTGCCCGGGGTTTTCGTCCAGCATGTATAACAGCCGATGCAGTTATGAATTTTTCTGTTCCTGAGATACACGACCTCGACATCGGCAGAGGCGTCTCTCATTCCCTGGACAAGAGGCTCGAGCAGCATTTCGGTCTTGCTTTGACCTCCGCCCCTAGGGCTTGAACTGATCGCCAGAACTTTCATGACCACCTCCGATTTAATAGTTTTATATTAATGCTTTTAATATCACATACAGCACCAGGGTACAAAGACCAGAACCGGTATTAATTATACATGTCATTATTTCAAAGAAGTTTGCCCTGTCCTTTTCCGGCGGCCGGTAACCTCTTTTAATCAGTTTGACAGTGTGTACACTTGCATTGTAAATAATTGCTCAATTGTTATTCAAGTCCAGCGCAGGAGAAGACATGGAAAAAAAGGAAATATTTGATATCATCAAAGAATATTTCATCAGCCAGTTTGAAATTCCGGAGGATAAAATAATAATGGAGGCTCTCCTCAAGGATGACCTGGGGCTGGACAGCATTGACGCTCTCGATATGATAGGAATGCTTGAAGCAAGACTCAATATGGAAATAGAGGGAGAAGAACTCAAACACATCCGTACTGTCAGCGATGTTGTCGAATTTATCCTGAAAAAACTTCAAACCCGGTAAAAAATGGCGGAATTACCCTGGCATACCCTGCTCGGCTTTGAATTGAACAAAGACGGCATTACCGGGCAATTCAATATACCGGCAGATTCTTTATGGTTTGAAGGACATTTCCCCGATGAACCCGTCCTGCCAGGAGTATCGATGCTCTGCATGATAAAGGAGCTTATCAGCAAAGCAAATCCGGTCATCAATATAACAGGCCTCAGGCGCATCCGTTTCAGACAGCTTGTCCATGAAAATGAACTCCTGAATGTGAAAATAACATGGGAAAAAGGACACGGTTCAAAATCCGCTTCCTTTGATATTACCAGCAATGGAAACCTTATCAGTTCAGGATTTATCGAGACAGACGGACCTGTCGGGAACTTGAAATCATGAATATGGACATCGAATCCTACATGCCCCACAGGGGCCGGATGAAACTGATAGAAGATATTCTTGAATCGGACGAGAACAGCTGCAAAGCCATTGCCGTCCCGAAACTTACCTGGCCCTTTCAGAGGCACGAGGGTATTGATCCACTGGTGATTATCGAGCTTATTGCACAGACAACCAGCGCATACGTGGGCTGGTGCAGACGCAATGAAAAAATGATGGGTGGAGCAGGGTTTCTTGTGGGTATTCGCAGTGCCGGGATAGGCCTTACCTGTCTGCCTCTAGACAGCCCTGTTTTTATTTCATGCAAGAGAATGCTGGATATGGACAACTATGGTGTATTTGAAGGCCGTGTTTTTATCAACGACACCACATATGGTACATCCGTCATTCAAGTATACAATCCATGAAGGTAATTTTTTTTTCAGCGTGTATCCTTCTCTGTTCTTATCTTCTCGGTTCGATAAATTTTACTGTAATCATTTTCAGGCTGCTCGGACTTGATGACCCCAGAATGAAGTTTTCAGGTAATCCCGGGACAACAAATGTCTACAGGATAGCAGGGCCTTTCTGGGCGGCGCTGGTTCTTGTCCTCGATATCAGCCGTGCAGGACTGGTATCCATAGCAGCGCTTAAATTGCTTCCTGCTCAGGAAATTGCACTTGCAGGTTTTTTTCTTGTGCTCGGAAACAGATATCCCTGCTTCCATGGTTTTAAAGGCGGCAAAGGCGTGGCCAATTATATGGGTTTTGTCCTGTTCATAATACCTGTCTGGGGAATAATCGTAACCCTGCTCTGGCCTTTGATATACAAACTTGTAAAAATTACTTTCATACCTTCTTTTGTCATAATTACCCTGATGGGAATCGGCTTATCGTTGCATTTTCAGTTCAATCCACTTTTCACAGCCATAACAGCAGCAACCATTCTGCTGATTTTCGCCGGCCACAGAAAAAACGTCAGGCAATACATTTCAAGGGAAAAAAGACTTGATTAAATTTTTTTAAACAGCATTATAGTTTGTGAAAAAAAGATAAAGAAAGGAGACCTGCTTATGAAAAAACTAATGTTAATTATGTTTGTTGTCCCGGCATTCTTTATCATATCATGCGCCAGCACCCTTCAGGTTACAGATATCGACTCCTGGCTCACTACAAAAGCAGCCGGAGTAAATGCAACAGCGAATATTACGGGAACCTGGAAAGACGCACTTAATGAGACCGACTCCTTCATGAGCTGGGGACAGGGTGAATGGACCCAGACTGGAAACATCATAACAGGCAATATCAGCTCTTATGTAATTAAAGGTATCATGTCCGGAAAAACTGTTTATATAGTCCTTTATAACGGGGCCAAAGTAGATTACACAGCCAAGCTTGAACTGAAGAATAACAATGAACTATATGGTAATTACTACAGCTCCCGTGACCCCGGTCAGACAAAACCTACCCCGATGAGCTTCAAGAAAGTCAAATAATACGTTTACTTGAACATCTGACACCGGCGGTCTTGAATCTTTATCGGTTGCCGGTGTCTTCTGTCTGAATCAGTTCAAAGCTCAGTGTGTATCCGCTGACACCTTTTATTTGAAGCGTCATCTTTGAAAACAGGCCGTCTATTACAGGCGGCATAAGGATGGCCTGCCTGATGATCTTTGAATGCCCTTTTAATTCCCTGATAACGGTTTTTTCCTTTTCTTTTTGAAATTCCTTCCTCATATCCATTTTTTCCCAAAGACAATAACAGGAGCCATCCTCATTATTTGAAGCTCTTTTTATATTTCCGTCAGGCTTAATGAAAAGAAAACGGATATCATCTGCAAGCCCTGACGCAAAATCCTTTCTGTTAAGAGGAGGCATCCCCGAATTAATCTTTATTTCCTGGCCTGTAGATTCTGCATCCAGAAGCGTAATGCCTTCTGGAGACAATAGAACCACTTTAATGAAGCCGGTATCAGGATAAATTTCCGTCACCCCTATAAACGTCTGATAACCGCCGAAAGGAAGATCTGCCTCGATTTTATGAACAGCCCGGAATGGTTTTGCCGGAAAAACCGACAGACACTCTTTTTCCGTTCCGGGATTTATTTCTATTTCTGTAACTTGTTCCCTGTGTGCACATTGAAGAAGCATGCAGCAGAGAGGCAATACAAACAAAACGGCTTTTTTCATCTAACTTTAGTGAATATGCCATCAGGCAAAGGTTTGTTGATCTCTGTGTTATCGAACTCCAGGTATGTCGTTGCTCCCTGAACCTCTATAATCTCGATAGCCGAAATTACGCCCGCATCTTTTGAAAAAGTGATTACAACTTTTTTGATAAAACCTTTGATTGTTGCATTTTGAGGGGTCAGCTCCACCTTGCCTTCAATAATATCCGCCCTGAAATCCTTGTTATTATTGAATTTGCCGGCAAACCACTCGGTAATCTGGCCTACAACAATGCGGACGGCTTCGAGTCTTGCGCTGGAATCTTCAACGAAGCTTCCTTCCTTGAAGATGAAGCGTTTTACATTGCCCTTGTCTACAAGGAGAATGCTCTTTACAGGCTCTGTGTATTCCCACCTGATCGAATCGGGAGATAGGTAATAAAGCCGTCCTTTGCTGATGAGGGGCCTGCTCAGTATCCTGATGTCCTTTTTCTGTGTGAAGGCTCCTGATATGGACTTTACCTGAGACATGTTCTTTTCGATAGATTCCCAGCTCAGCGTCCACCCGGAAAGGACAAACGAAATGAAAAATAGAAACAGGACAAAGGCCTTTGAAGCATGCCTCATCAAATCATGCCCCCGTTAACAGAGAGAACCTGCCCCGTTATATACGATGCATCATCGGAGCATAAAAATCCGACGGCTTTTGCAACCTCTTCCGGTTTCCCCACACGGCCCATCGGAATGTGCTGGACAACAGCCTCAATGGGCAGATCCTTTATCATTTCTGTTTCGATGAGACCGGGCGCCACGGCGTTTACCCTTATGCCCAGCTTTGCCATCTCCTTTGCAAGAGCCTTGCAGGCTCCGATCAGTCCCGCTTTGGCTGCGGAATAATTGACCTGCCCGGCATTACCGATAATACCGGAGATGGATGCAATGGCTATTATATTACCATTTTTCTGCCGGATCATGCTTCTGAGAACCGGCTTTGTGACGTTGTAAAAACCCCTGAGAGATGTGTCTATGACGTTTTCCCAGCTCTGCCTCGATGTCATCGGGAAGAGGCCGTCACTGGTAATTCCTGCATTGTTTATAAGTACCTTTATGTATTTGTGCCTGTCCAGAAGGTCTTTTATGGCAGCAGCTGTTTCATCACCGTTTGCGACATCGAACTGCACTGTTTCGCCGTCTCCTCCCGACTCTTTTATTTCAGCAAGCGCAGCTTCCGCCGCATCCTTCCGCGAGTGGTAGTTTATGATGACATAATATCCCTTTGCCGCAAGCTCCATTGATATCGCCCTGCCTATGCCCCGGCCTCCTCCTGTAACAAGCGCTATTTCTGTCATAATTCCTCCATCACTTTCTTGCCAGTAAGCTTATCAAGGGATAAAAAATCAAGCCCCTTTTTCCTTATGCCCGTAATTGTCTCCTCCATCTGTGCGATAAGTTCCGAAACAGACACGCCTCCTGAGGGCGCCCTGTCATGAAGCATGATGATGCCGCCATCCCTGGCGCCTTTTAAAATATTACGGCCTATATTGCCGATTCGGCGGTTGCCGAAATCATACCCCCTTATGCCGAACATCACACAAAAAAGGCCAAGACGGGAAAGAATAGGCTCCAGTTTCGGATTGACAATACCTGCAGGTGGCCTGAACGTATATGCAGTTATACCGAACCCTTTAAGCACATCCTGACAGGATGCAATCTCATTATTCAGCCTGGCAGAAGTTTTCAGCATAATTAACGTGTCATGGTTCATGGTGTGGTTTCCCAGCGTATGGCCGTTATCAAGTATAAGTTTTATCAGTTCCGGATGAGCGGCTGCTTTTTTGCCGACAATAAAAAAATGGGCCTTAATCCCTTGTTTTCTTAACATCTCGATGACAGACGGGGTGCTTGCGGGATCAGGGCCGTCATCGAATGTGAGAGCTACCCCGTGAGAACCCGGTGCACCCCTCGTGATACAAGGCAGGAACATCTGCCACTCTGGAAAAAAAGGCGATGCCATGGAAACAATGACGAACAAGGAAAGCGGAATCAGGGCATAAACAGGACTGATCATTGAGACAATGATGGATGTAATAATGGCTGCAATCCCGATAAAAAATATTCGAGGGATTTTTCCGCTATTCATTTCCAGCCTTTTCAATGAGGAAAGGCTCGAAGCAGTACCAGTGCTCGGGATGTCTGCGTACCACGTCCTCATACATTTTAAGATACTTCACCGCCGCCTCTTGTATGACCTTTTCCTTATTTGACCGGTTTATTGAATCGAGAAAAATGGGCTGGTTATATTCGATCCGGTATTTTGCCCGGCCTGTCCTGATTATGAAAAAAACGAAGAGCGGAACCTGAAGCGTATATGCAAGTGCGAACGGCGAATATGGAAGCCTTACCATATGATCTAAAAATTCAAGTTTCATTGATTTCTGACTGTCGCTCCAGACCCTGTCCCCTGTCATTGAAACAAAGCCCTCGTTTTTAAGATATCGAAGTACTTCAAACACGTTAAGAGGTGCACTCTCGTTCTCGTCAACAGAAATGATCTTTATGCCCTTGCCCGAAATTTCAGTTTTCATCTGTGTTTCAATCTTCTGCGCCTGCTTTGAGCCAACGAAGAGCGCCACATTTATCCCTAAATCGGAAAGCTTTCTGGCTGCAAGTTCCCAGTTGCCTATATGAGACATTAGAAGAATGCCCCTTTTTCCGCTTTGATGGGCATTATATATATGCTCCCATCCTATACTCTCACAGGGGAATGCCCCTGTTGCCTCGACTATGAGCCTGTCGGTGAATACTGTTGAAAAATGATGAAACTGACGCCATGCGCATAAAAGGTAATAAAACCCTGACCTGCCGGGAAAGAGTGCACGGTAAAATTTCATGCTCAATCTGACCTGCGGTCTTGGCATAAGAAAATAGCATGTTGTGATGAACCATGTGAGAATTTCCGCAATGTATATCCCGGTCCTGGTGCCTGCGAGAAAATGCATGATTTTATAAAATAATACCTTCATGTAAGGAAATCCCGCCCGCTCACGGGCTCAGCCACAAACCATGTTTCTTCTCTTTGCTGTGCAGTAGCTTCACTGAGTACGAGTTTATAACCGGTCTCTTGGAGCATGAAAGAAATATCTTCCTTCGAACGCAGCCATATGGCGTTCCTTGCAACCTTGTTTCTCAGGATTTCAAGCCATCTTTCCCACGGGACTTTCTTTTCCGATGGTATCGTCACCCGCAGAATGAGTCTCCCGTCAGCAGCAAGCCTTGATTTTATTTCCAGGAGGATTTTCTTAAGATCCGTCTCGGGGATATAATGTATCATGTCAAGCATAAGCGCCGTGTCTATGGTTTCGGGATACGAGTCAAACGCCTGCGCAGTTGAAACATGAACCTCATCATCATCGCCTAGAACTCTGCCAGCAATCCTGATGCGCTCCCTGTCAGGGTCCAGAGCGCAAATCCTCATGCCGGGGAACAGGGTTTTCAGCCATACACCCTGAACGCCATATCCGCAGCCTATGTCCAGAACCGTACCGGTACTTTTCATGAAACCGGCGAGCTTAGGAAACATCGGGTCGAACTTCATCTTGAACCTGGCAAACATGCGGGCATAGACTTCCAGGTGTCTGAAGCGGGACATTACCAGTTTTATATGTTCAGGAGATCCCGGCTGGATGTCCTTCGCGGCAGGGAATGGAATCTGTCTGAATACACGCTTTAAAAGAGGGGGCAGAAGAAGGCATGTCCCGGCATATGTATACAATATGCCCAGTGTCGCAGAAAGGCCGGCGCTCGACAACAGGGGATGTCTGGCCAGGGCAAGGACTGAAAACCCCGTCAGAATTGCCGCTGCCGCCATAAGGACCGACGCCCTTATTGTTTTCATCGAAGGGTGTTTCTCATCGATGTAACGCTGTTGCATCCTCACAATATATATTGAAAACACTATTCCCAGACCAAGCACTACCACCGCCAGCATCAGCCCCGGGATATCAATAGGATGGCCTATCAGGGTAAACGTGCCGAATGTGCAGATAAGGGAAAACGCCACCGGCAAAAGAGTCAGGAAAGCAAGGGTTATGTCGAGGTAATAAAAGAGAAGCAGAAGTGCGAGCGCACTTCCCGCCGTGATGAGCGTTTTCATGAATATCCCGTGCACAAGGCCGGACAGCCTCTGGGTGAAAAGACCATAATCAAGCATGCTGCCGAGATTTTTACTATGGATTTCATCGAAAACAGGCTGGGCCTTATAGTCAGGTCCTGGCATGGCGGTGCTGATCAGCAGGTATTTTTTCCCCGGATCCTCCGTGAAAAGTCCCAGGAATTCATATGAACCGACAGTAAGGTCCGTCCCTGTTATTACGGGATTCTCAAGTAGTTCCATGAACGGCTCAAATGCATCTGCATTAAAACCGTATTCTTCTGAGGCCGGGATTATCTCTGATTTCAGTGCTTTTACCCTGTCTTTGTTCCAGAAGTCTTTCCAGTCCTGAAGGTTTAAGCTCGAAAGATATGACGAAGGAATAATATCGGAGAGTGTAAAGGATGAAGCCAGGGTTTTCTTTCCAACCTGCTCTTTGAAGAAAAGCGACATCCTGTCGGATATGTTTCTCAGGCCTTCGATGGAATCCCCTTCGGACAGAAAATATATCCTGCTGAAGACATCCCCCCAGACGGATTTGAATGTCTCTTCAGCCTTTATGGTTACAGGACCGACCGCATTCATCCTGTTCAAATCGGCGTTGAAGACCGGTTTTGCAAGAGCGGCCATGGTGATGCCGAAGACTGCGGCCAGGATAAATCCGGTCCATCCCGGCTTGAGGCTCAGAAATTCAGCGATCTTCTCAACAGGCAGCAGGGCGCTTCTTTTCGCAGGCGGCATGCTTATGAATATTCGCGGCTGCAGGGTATGGACAAATACAAATGTAAATACGGCTCCGAGTGCGGCAAACATGCCGACATCGGCCATGATCCTGAATCCGCTGAAGACAAGCGCCAGAAATGCCCCGGCAGTCGTGAACATGGCCATGAGTTCCACCGAGCGTATCTCATGCGAGGTCTCTTTGCCTGATGTCATGGAAGTCCTGTCCAGAAAAAGGAAAAAGGATATCCCGCTGTCCACGGTAAATGAAAGAATCGCTCCGCCAAAGCCAAGGGCCAGAAGCGACATTTCGGGCCTGATGATGGACAGGACAAACATGGCGGCGGTTGTGCCAGCCGCGCCGGGGAAAAAGGAAAGCAGCCCGATATAGGGTCTCGGAAAGCAAGTAATCAGGATAAAGGCTATGCCAAGAGTTGATACTATGGCAGCGAATATTACATCTCTTTTTGCGGTTTTTTCATTATCCATGGCAGAGCGGTAAGAGCCTATCGCATTGAGCTTTATTTTAGGCGTCCTGTTCCTTAAAGCATCTGATTCAAATTCATTCGAGATCCTGTTGAAAAGCTCGGATATCCGTCTTGAAAACTGAGTATCCATACCGGGATTCCTTGTATGGGCGACAACAAGGCAGTGCCTGCCGTCGGAACTGAATATCTGACCCTTATAGACCAAGGATCCTTTTACCTCCAGGAAATTTCTGAGCCTTTCAAGGATTATAAACCTCAACCCCAGCGGGTCTTTTGAGATCATATCCGACTGGCCTATACCTTCAAATCCGCCCAGGAGTTCTATGTCGGCATTCAGGCTATTCCTGATTGCCTCCTTGTTAATCAGCGGAAATATGCGTTCATTGAGATCCTGAGCCGAAAAGCTTCCGGGAAGATTGTCCGCAACCATATTTAATATGCGGGGCAAAGCACTGCCGGGATCATCTATCCCGATCTTTTCAAACAGGCCCGATTTCTTCATCTCGTTTTCAAGACGCAAGGCATATGAAGCAAGCAGGTCCTTGTCAGGTAAGGCCACACCTTCAAGGCAAAGGTCCACGGCCACCTTGTCCGGAAGCCTGTAGCGGTCGAATATCTTTTTGGCGTCTGATATTACCGGGTCGTAAGACGGCACTGATGACAATATGTCCGAACTCATCCTCAAATGAGACTGGGTCCACAGGCTCATCAAAATAAGCCCTGCGATGGTAAAAATCAGAAGCCTAAGATTGATGTTGTATCCCCGGAATTTCATGACATACTCATACGCTTTCTTGTCGCCTGCGGAAAAACAAGCCTCATGACAATCAGGCGAGTAAAGGTTGCAGAGTTCCTCAGGAAATCCACAAAAGGCCTGAAGTGAGAAACCCTCTTTCCGTTTTCAGGGTAGACGACACTGACAGGAACCTCATAGACCGGTATTTTATGCCAGTTCGCCAATACAAGAATTTCCACCTCAAACTGAAACCTGCTGGCCCTGCTTTTAAGGCTCAATATTTCCTTTACAGGGTAAATCCTGAACCCGCTCTGTGTATCTGTCAGAACGGGCCCCCCTGAAAGTTTTACCCAGAAGTTTGAAAATTTCCTTCCGAATCTGCTTGTCCAGGGAATACTTTCATCATCGAACATGTTTTTTCTGGCGCCTATGACAACAGGCCGTGCCCCCTCTTGTATTGATTCCATCAATCCTACGGCGTCACCAGGCACATGCTGCCCGTCTGCATCTATCGTTACGGCAAAATCGGCAATTTTAGATGCCTCTTTCAGGCCCGAGCGTATAGCCTCACCTTTGCCGATATTTCTTCCATGCCTGATAACCGTTATATTGTCATACCGTGCTAAAACTTCTGTTATCCCGTCAGTCGATCCGTCATCAACGACTATGACCGGCAGACCGAGTTCAATGCATCCGTCAAGCACAGAGGCCAGGGTTGCGGCATGGTTGTATACGGGGATGACAAAAGAGAACTGCATCCATCGGGTGTAAGATAAACGGCAGTATCATGTCAATGCTCATTAGCTCTTGTGGGACAACAATATCATTGTTCGCCTTATTAATTTTTCCTGCTTACTTTTTATATAAATTAATAATATAATATTAATGTACAATTAATACCTTTTCAGCGATCCTGTTTTTTAGGTTCAGTAGTCAGGCCACAGTTTTTAATTTTATCTTTGAGGAGTGAACATGAAAAACCTGAATTTGAAGATTTACACCCTGCCAGGTTGTTTGGTCGTATTGTTCCTTATTCTGCCGGGATGCAAATGGCAGGCCCCCGTCCTCAATGATCTTTCCGTAAAGGCAGTCAGTTCCAGGACAATAACCCTTGCACAGCCTGTGCTCATTAAAGCGGGCTATCCCGAGGCTTCGGTCAATGCCTTTATCGGGCCTTCCGGACAGATATCAGTCGACGGGTCAGATGTCAGCGGTTCAGCCGAAGGGCCGGTGGATGTCTCAAAAGGTAATTACCAGTTTAAAGGCCTGAACCCA of the Desulfomonilia bacterium genome contains:
- a CDS encoding methyltransferase domain-containing protein, with translation MKFRGYNINLRLLIFTIAGLILMSLWTQSHLRMSSDILSSVPSYDPVISDAKKIFDRYRLPDKVAVDLCLEGVALPDKDLLASYALRLENEMKKSGLFEKIGIDDPGSALPRILNMVADNLPGSFSAQDLNERIFPLINKEAIRNSLNADIELLGGFEGIGQSDMISKDPLGLRFIILERLRNFLEVKGSLVYKGQIFSSDGRHCLVVAHTRNPGMDTQFSRRISELFNRISNEFESDALRNRTPKIKLNAIGSYRSAMDNEKTAKRDVIFAAIVSTLGIAFILITCFPRPYIGLLSFFPGAAGTTAAMFVLSIIRPEMSLLALGFGGAILSFTVDSGISFFLFLDRTSMTSGKETSHEIRSVELMAMFTTAGAFLALVFSGFRIMADVGMFAALGAVFTFVFVHTLQPRIFISMPPAKRSALLPVEKIAEFLSLKPGWTGFILAAVFGITMAALAKPVFNADLNRMNAVGPVTIKAEETFKSVWGDVFSRIYFLSEGDSIEGLRNISDRMSLFFKEQVGKKTLASSFTLSDIIPSSYLSSLNLQDWKDFWNKDRVKALKSEIIPASEEYGFNADAFEPFMELLENPVITGTDLTVGSYEFLGLFTEDPGKKYLLISTAMPGPDYKAQPVFDEIHSKNLGSMLDYGLFTQRLSGLVHGIFMKTLITAGSALALLLLFYYLDITLAFLTLLPVAFSLICTFGTFTLIGHPIDIPGLMLAVVVLGLGIVFSIYIVRMQQRYIDEKHPSMKTIRASVLMAAAAILTGFSVLALARHPLLSSAGLSATLGILYTYAGTCLLLPPLLKRVFRQIPFPAAKDIQPGSPEHIKLVMSRFRHLEVYARMFARFKMKFDPMFPKLAGFMKSTGTVLDIGCGYGVQGVWLKTLFPGMRICALDPDRERIRIAGRVLGDDDEVHVSTAQAFDSYPETIDTALMLDMIHYIPETDLKKILLEIKSRLAADGRLILRVTIPSEKKVPWERWLEILRNKVARNAIWLRSKEDISFMLQETGYKLVLSEATAQQREETWFVAEPVSGRDFLT
- a CDS encoding glycosyltransferase family 2 protein: MQFSFVIPVYNHAATLASVLDGCIELGLPVIVVDDGSTDGITEVLARYDNITVIRHGRNIGKGEAIRSGLKEASKIADFAVTIDADGQHVPGDAVGLMESIQEGARPVVIGARKNMFDDESIPWTSRFGRKFSNFWVKLSGGPVLTDTQSGFRIYPVKEILSLKSRASRFQFEVEILVLANWHKIPVYEVPVSVVYPENGKRVSHFRPFVDFLRNSATFTRLIVMRLVFPQATRKRMSMS